The region CCGCAGCACGGCTTCGTCTGCGGCCTGTGCCAGCCGCCGTCGCGCGCGGGCAAGACCCGCAAGGCCGCGGCCAGGGCCGAACTGGCCGCGCTGGCGGTCTGACGGGCGCGCCCTCGCGGGGGCGCGCTCTGGCGCGGCGCGCCCCGCCCGACGGGTTGCCGCGAAGGGGTCCAATCCTCCGCGGATTGATGGTTTACACCGGCCCCGGCGCCTCGCGCAGGCGCCAAAGTTTTTGTCCCGACTGCCGTAAACCACTTAACGGCGGCCTCCCCGCCGCTTACTCGTGAGGGACAGGCAGTGCTGATTTTCGTGGGAACTCTCGTGACGCTGTTGTCCGTGTTCGGTGGCTATGCGCTGGCCGGCGGACATCTGGGCGCGTTGCTGCAGCCCGTCGAGATCTTGATGATCTGCGGCGCTGGTCTGGGCGCGTTCATCATCGGCAATGGTTTCAAGACCATCAAGGCGACCCTGCGCCTGCTGCCCACACTGTTCAAGGGCTCGAAGTACAACAAGGACGTCTACATGGAGCTGATGGCGCTCCTGTACGTGCTGCTCGCGAAGGCGCGCAAGGAAGGCACGCTGACGCTCGAAGCGGACATCGACGATCCCGAGAAGAGCCCGATCTTCACCCAATATCCGAAAATCCTCGCCGACAAGCACATCGTCGAATTCCTGACCGACTACCTGCGGCTGATGGTGGGCGGCAACATGAATGCGTTCGAGATCGAGAGCCTGATGGACGAGGAGATCGAAACCCATCACGCCGAGGGCGAAGGCCCCGCGCACGCGCTGATGCGCGTCGGCGACGCGATGCCGGCCTTCGGGATCGTCGCCGCGGTGATGGGCGTGGTCCACACCATGGCCTCGGCCGACAAGCCGCCCGCGGTGCTCGGCGCGATGATCGCGCAGGCGCTGGTCGGCACCTTCCTCGGCATCCTGCTCGCGTATGGCCTGTTCGGCCCGCTCGCGAGCCTGGCCGAGCAGCGCGTCGCCGAATCGACCAAGATGTTCCAGTGCATCAAGGTCACGATCCTCGCGAGCCTGAACGGCTACGCGCCCGCCATCGCGGTCGAATTCGGCCGCAAGGTGCTCTACTCGACCGAGCGTCCGTCGTTCGCGGAACTCGAAGAGCATGTGCGCCGCGTGAAGGCGAAGTGAGCGCGGAGCCCGGGGCATGAGCAAAGGAAAAGATCGCGCAATCATCGTCAAGCGGGTGGCGCCCCAGAAGAAGGGGCACCACGGCGGTGCATGGAAACTCGCCTACGCGGACTTCATGACCGCGATGATGGCCTTCTTCCTGCTGATGTGGCTGCTCAGTTCGGTCACGCCGGTGCAACTGAAGGGGATCGCCGAATACTTCAACACGCCGCTGAAGGCCGCGCTGCTGGGCAGCGGCGACCGCAGCGCCGACGAGTCGAGCATCATCAAGGGCGGCGGCCGCGACATCTCGAGCATCGACGCCGGCGTGACGCGCCGCACCGACGGCTCGACCAGCCTGGCCGACCGGGTCGCGAAGCAGAACGACGACGACGCGCTCGCGCAGGCGCAGGGCGCACTCGAGCGCCGCGAGCAGGTGCGCCTGCATGATCTGCAGGTGAAGCTGATGGCGGCGATCGAGGCGAACCCGACGCTGCGCCAGTTCAAGCAGCAGATCCGCATCGACTCGACGCTGATGGGCCTGCGCATCGAGATCGTCGACAGCCAGAAGCGGCCGATGTTCGCGATGTCGAGCGACAACGTCGAGCCGTACATGCGCGACATCCTGCGCGAGATCGGCAAGACGCTCAACGACGTGCCGAACCGCATCATCGTGCAGGGCCATACCGACGCCGTGC is a window of Burkholderia sp. FERM BP-3421 DNA encoding:
- the motA gene encoding flagellar motor stator protein MotA, coding for MLIFVGTLVTLLSVFGGYALAGGHLGALLQPVEILMICGAGLGAFIIGNGFKTIKATLRLLPTLFKGSKYNKDVYMELMALLYVLLAKARKEGTLTLEADIDDPEKSPIFTQYPKILADKHIVEFLTDYLRLMVGGNMNAFEIESLMDEEIETHHAEGEGPAHALMRVGDAMPAFGIVAAVMGVVHTMASADKPPAVLGAMIAQALVGTFLGILLAYGLFGPLASLAEQRVAESTKMFQCIKVTILASLNGYAPAIAVEFGRKVLYSTERPSFAELEEHVRRVKAK
- the motB gene encoding flagellar motor protein MotB, with product MSKGKDRAIIVKRVAPQKKGHHGGAWKLAYADFMTAMMAFFLLMWLLSSVTPVQLKGIAEYFNTPLKAALLGSGDRSADESSIIKGGGRDISSIDAGVTRRTDGSTSLADRVAKQNDDDALAQAQGALERREQVRLHDLQVKLMAAIEANPTLRQFKQQIRIDSTLMGLRIEIVDSQKRPMFAMSSDNVEPYMRDILREIGKTLNDVPNRIIVQGHTDAVPYAGGEKGYSNWELSADRANASRRELVSGGMDEAKVLRVLGLASTQNLNKDDPLDPENRRISIIVLNRKSELALMRDDATTTTLSSDAAGSKQLAEQLAPAPVVAPPAPAVAPKLAAPMPAAPKP